DNA from Platichthys flesus chromosome 20, fPlaFle2.1, whole genome shotgun sequence:
TTCAGGGTTCAAATTGACACTTTTGCAACAGCAGGTGAATATAGATATCTTACATCTATCCTTCAACTAAGAAGCCTCTTCGAGTTTTACCCTCAACATATGGTTTTTGATTGGTTTAAAGAAACTAACAAGCCAGAACATTTCTAATTGCGATATAACAGGTGCAGCCGGGCCATCCTCCCATTCTGCGGGGGTGGATCTGACTCATAGACTGTTTGTAAAGCTGGACGACGCGTGCACACATCCcattgagatgctttggcttcacctttggggagcagccatgtcgtccatctttgtatttAATGTTCTCAATCTCTGCCAACACTTCAACTGTTCAGCAGTAACTTTCAGACTTAAGTTTGAATGCAGCAGTCTagcaaggtaaaaaaaaaaaaagttggctACCCCAAAATGGAACACAGGCAACAGATCATCCATATTGTCTCGCCCACTATCCTGCGGATTTTTGTAAAGACGATCTGGTCACAGGATGGACAGCGGGTGAAGGCTTGCACGTCAGCCAGGCTTTTCActtagagagacagagattttacTGTTATTAGTCCCTAATAGAAAGCAGGATATTTAAATAGATGATATTTATACATACATAGGTTACACGTGTACTTTGAGTAAATCTGTAAAACCCACCTGGAACAATGGGGCCCATTGGTGTTTCTTCTGTAGGAGGAGTTTCTTCACTCATCTCCTCTACAGAAATACCTGTgagaaaactgtatttatttatacatgaatttttttattattgagtcattttgtttttttttcataaaaaaagtCCTGTGAAATAATCGTATGttcattgattgatttaattttATTCATATAATTTGGAACATGATAAAAAGCCTGCTGTAAagctgagtttgtttgtttatttgtatattcaaTGTACCTATTGATTCTTCTTGTGCAGGAGTAGTTTCTTCACTCATCTCCTCTATGGGGTCCTCATCTGACAGCTGAGGAGGTGGAAGCGTGTAGATCCCTCCACAGGGCGGCCCAGATTTATAAATAATGGCCAATTTACCCTGTCGACCTGATTTAAAACAGTGAAAGTACAGATGCAGTAAGAACCACAGGGAAAGCAGACAAACCTCCACGCTGTGTATCggaatgttaaagaaagtacaaatacattCCAGGATCCACGACAAAAGTTTACGGGTTCATATCCCATCTTTCCAACAAGTTTTTATCAAATTGGTTGAgttgtttttgcgtaatcctaaTAAAAGCCATCGGACAGCAAATGTAAACATGAAAACAGgatttgacaaaaacaactgaagagaTTTACAAAcatcttggtggaaggatacaGTTTGTGTCagagatccagatcagggggctgGTCCAGGAATAATTCAACAAATAAGTAAActgtatttatgttatttattccCTTTCGTTAAATGCCCTGAGAcgaaataatatttatttatcagaTTTTTCGTTCTTTAAAGAAATTCCTATGagaaaactgtgt
Protein-coding regions in this window:
- the LOC133931894 gene encoding lipopolysaccharide-induced tumor necrosis factor-alpha factor homolog; this encodes MSEETPPTEETPMGPIVPVKSLADVQAFTRCPSCDQIVFTKIRRIVGETIWMICCLCSILGCVAGCCLTPFCMNDLKDIEHRCPKCGAHLHTFKHY